Proteins from a single region of Hymenobacter aquaticus:
- a CDS encoding serine hydrolase domain-containing protein — protein MSRFFLLILLLVTTPAGAQRSLTALVEAEYRAGHFNGTLLAVKDGRVVAQVSKGYANFQFSVPVTADTRFPIASMTKLFTAVLTLQLVDQAVLKLEDKAAAYVPDLPPACHSITIADLLTHRSGLRNEPSTQVYQARYSTAEFVRKFVAKDEGKAPAFNYNNIDYILLTRILEVVSGQTYGQLLRQRILAPLQMQNSGLVQEARITPHLAYGYHNYTFGAGSSRDTLRNDAPKYLSNYAGAGAMYSTAADLYKLVRALQTRALLSATASSLLLKPQPTGYVEQARGYPTLGFYYNDRTFPKPVVERRGSIDGFNSVLLTDPDFTRVIIILNNTDTGDLEKLGDLAYKALDYLAPTSSPPTK, from the coding sequence ATGTCCCGATTTTTCCTGCTGATCCTCTTGCTCGTTACAACCCCGGCCGGGGCCCAACGCTCCCTGACGGCCCTGGTGGAAGCCGAGTACCGGGCCGGGCATTTCAACGGGACGCTGCTGGCCGTGAAAGACGGGCGGGTGGTGGCCCAGGTCAGCAAGGGGTATGCGAACTTCCAGTTTTCGGTGCCCGTCACGGCCGATACCCGGTTTCCCATTGCGTCCATGACCAAGCTGTTCACGGCCGTACTCACCCTGCAGCTCGTCGACCAGGCGGTGCTGAAGCTGGAAGACAAGGCCGCTGCCTACGTGCCGGACTTGCCGCCCGCCTGCCACTCGATTACCATTGCCGACCTACTGACGCATCGTTCCGGCCTCAGGAATGAGCCTTCCACCCAGGTGTATCAGGCCCGCTACTCTACTGCCGAGTTCGTGCGGAAATTCGTGGCCAAGGACGAGGGCAAAGCGCCCGCCTTCAACTACAACAACATCGACTACATCCTGCTGACCCGGATTCTGGAGGTGGTTTCCGGGCAAACCTACGGGCAGTTGCTGCGCCAACGCATCCTGGCGCCGTTGCAGATGCAGAACTCCGGCCTGGTGCAGGAAGCCCGCATTACGCCCCACCTGGCGTATGGCTACCACAACTACACCTTCGGGGCGGGCAGCAGCCGGGACACGCTGCGCAACGATGCTCCGAAGTACCTGTCGAACTATGCCGGGGCCGGCGCCATGTACTCCACCGCGGCTGACCTCTACAAGCTGGTACGAGCCCTGCAAACCCGGGCCCTGCTCTCGGCTACGGCCTCCAGCCTGTTGCTGAAGCCTCAGCCGACAGGCTACGTGGAACAGGCCCGGGGCTACCCCACGCTGGGCTTTTACTACAACGACCGGACCTTTCCGAAGCCCGTCGTGGAGCGCCGCGGCAGCATCGACGGGTTCAACTCGGTGCTGCTGACCGACCCGGATTTTACCCGGGTGATTATCATTCTCAACAACACCGACACCGGCGACCTGGAAAAGCTCGGCGACCTGGCCTACAAAGCCTTAGACTACTTAGCGCCTACCAGCAGCCCTCCGACAAAGTAG
- a CDS encoding Hint domain-containing protein: protein MQFAHRAVNLLMFLVLLLAFLLMAAVAMAQKPVKTDLLPYFDRVPAPPTAFSATLKRPAGFTDLDQQLQQLGKSIGAGRTAEQSRDQQALQQFGQQAAAAGVEKMTDQQQMAYMQQQGSALPGYNPQAMQLAQQMQDPAFQAKLAKMSDAEKARFLQAQLAPAGSTQQRMMNDPSFQAAQAEFMQQMQSPAFRASWEKKTEAEQDAYMQQLMRKHGLNEAKMQAIGGHQRPPKMAPLVASPALEANNKMVEAFNADLSSNGFTRVQQQLQTELETLKQEQQSRALPTAREGDCPGQRRSYDQGHQFLKRRLDLYTKYLPQLNTAWATQKSLLKARVAPFQAELAKIHYGDDIQRPEEKAVISALAGGQQLMIGQVQQLASYSSAIYDLNQEYVDSKKAYDQPFRCEEAVCFPALARVALPNGQQVAISRVRAGDVVLGYDARTGQVVPTRVLRLDVHQDQQDYPLVQLTIGTPAVYAGLAEQPARPAQAPLEVVLTPNHPVATAAGPLVRADELQPSAAVLRLADTAVEATHLADRQPAGTTPVVFNLRTESGNYFVGGLLVGAK, encoded by the coding sequence ATGCAATTCGCTCATCGTGCCGTCAATCTGCTGATGTTTCTGGTGCTGCTGCTGGCTTTTCTACTGATGGCCGCAGTGGCTATGGCCCAAAAACCCGTCAAAACCGACCTGCTCCCGTATTTCGACCGGGTGCCGGCCCCGCCCACGGCCTTCAGCGCCACGCTCAAGCGGCCGGCCGGCTTTACCGACCTCGACCAGCAGCTCCAGCAGCTTGGCAAGAGCATCGGCGCGGGCCGCACCGCCGAGCAGAGCCGCGACCAGCAGGCTTTGCAGCAGTTCGGCCAGCAGGCCGCTGCCGCCGGCGTAGAGAAAATGACCGACCAGCAGCAGATGGCCTATATGCAGCAGCAAGGCAGCGCCCTGCCCGGCTACAACCCGCAGGCCATGCAGCTGGCCCAGCAGATGCAGGACCCCGCGTTTCAGGCCAAGCTGGCTAAAATGAGCGACGCCGAAAAAGCCCGCTTCCTGCAGGCCCAGCTGGCCCCGGCCGGCAGCACCCAGCAGCGCATGATGAACGACCCCAGCTTCCAGGCGGCCCAGGCGGAATTTATGCAGCAGATGCAGAGCCCGGCCTTCCGCGCCAGCTGGGAAAAAAAAACGGAGGCCGAACAGGATGCCTACATGCAGCAGCTCATGCGCAAGCACGGCCTGAATGAGGCCAAGATGCAGGCCATCGGCGGCCATCAGCGCCCCCCGAAAATGGCCCCGCTGGTGGCTTCGCCCGCTTTGGAGGCCAATAATAAGATGGTCGAAGCTTTCAACGCCGACCTGAGCAGCAACGGCTTTACCCGCGTTCAGCAGCAGCTGCAAACCGAGCTGGAAACCCTGAAGCAGGAGCAGCAAAGCCGCGCCCTGCCCACGGCCCGCGAGGGCGACTGCCCCGGTCAGCGCCGCAGCTACGACCAGGGCCACCAGTTTCTGAAGCGCCGCCTCGACCTCTACACCAAGTACCTGCCCCAGCTAAACACGGCCTGGGCTACCCAGAAAAGCCTGCTCAAAGCCCGCGTGGCCCCCTTCCAGGCCGAGCTGGCCAAAATCCACTACGGCGACGACATTCAGCGCCCCGAGGAAAAAGCCGTCATCAGCGCTCTGGCCGGCGGGCAGCAGCTGATGATTGGGCAGGTGCAGCAGCTGGCCAGCTACAGCAGCGCCATCTACGACCTGAACCAGGAGTACGTCGACAGCAAGAAAGCCTACGACCAGCCCTTCCGCTGCGAAGAAGCCGTGTGCTTCCCCGCCCTGGCCCGCGTGGCCCTGCCCAACGGCCAGCAGGTAGCCATCAGCCGGGTCCGGGCCGGCGACGTGGTGCTGGGCTACGACGCCCGCACCGGCCAGGTCGTACCCACCCGCGTGCTGCGCCTCGACGTGCATCAGGACCAGCAGGACTATCCGCTGGTGCAGCTCACCATTGGTACGCCCGCCGTGTATGCCGGCCTGGCCGAGCAGCCGGCACGCCCGGCCCAGGCTCCGCTGGAAGTAGTGCTCACGCCCAACCACCCCGTGGCCACCGCCGCCGGGCCGCTGGTGCGGGCCGACGAGCTGCAGCCCTCCGCGGCCGTGCTGCGCCTAGCGGATACGGCCGTGGAAGCAACGCACCTGGCCGACCGACAGCCGGCCGGTACAACTCCTGTCGTGTTTAACCTGCGCACCGAAAGCGGCAACTACTTTGTCGGAGGGCTGCTGGTAGGCGCTAAGTAG
- a CDS encoding DUF952 domain-containing protein has translation MIYRLATTADWEQARQTGFFASADLRAEGFIHCSEKSQVLATARRYYPGRPDLVLLEIDESQLRAAGVRVEREWVAARGEAFAHVFGAIPVAAIVRPLPFRPDTAGTFTLPAEIS, from the coding sequence ATGATTTACCGCCTGGCTACTACGGCCGACTGGGAGCAGGCCCGGCAAACCGGCTTCTTCGCCAGCGCCGACCTGCGGGCCGAGGGCTTTATTCACTGCTCCGAAAAGTCGCAGGTTCTGGCAACGGCCCGGCGCTACTACCCCGGCCGCCCCGACCTGGTGCTGCTGGAAATTGACGAAAGCCAGCTGCGCGCCGCCGGCGTGCGGGTAGAGCGGGAGTGGGTGGCGGCCCGGGGCGAGGCTTTTGCCCACGTGTTCGGGGCCATTCCGGTGGCCGCCATTGTCCGGCCGCTGCCGTTTCGGCCCGATACGGCGGGCACGTTCACTTTGCCCGCCGAAATCAGCTAA
- the hppD gene encoding 4-hydroxyphenylpyruvate dioxygenase, whose amino-acid sequence MQTMTSPEVQAHPAHDFLPLKGTDFVEFYVGNAKQSAYYYQAAFGFELVAYAGPETGLRDRASYVLQQGKIRLVLTTSLLPDSEITQHVAKHGDGVKVMALWVDDARKSWEETTKRGAKSAFEPYTVEDEFGSVTLSGIYTYGESVHTFVERTNYTGPFMPGFVAKSSGVPQSTPVGLLHVDHCVGNVGWGEMNQWVKFYEDVMGFKLLLTFDDEDISTEYSALMSKVVSNGNGYVKFPINEPAEGKKKSQIEEYLDYYHSPGVQHIAIATKDIRATVTELRRRGVEFLSVPGAYYEDLLERIGAIDEDLESLKALNLLVDRDEEGYLLQIFTKPVEDRPTVFYEIIQRKGAKSFGKGNFKALFESIEREQALRGNL is encoded by the coding sequence ATGCAAACAATGACTTCGCCTGAGGTGCAGGCCCACCCCGCCCACGACTTCCTGCCCCTGAAAGGCACCGACTTCGTCGAGTTCTACGTTGGCAACGCCAAGCAAAGCGCCTACTACTACCAGGCCGCCTTCGGCTTCGAGCTGGTGGCCTACGCCGGCCCCGAAACCGGCCTGCGCGACCGGGCCAGCTACGTATTGCAGCAAGGCAAAATCCGGCTGGTGCTCACCACCTCCCTTCTGCCCGACTCCGAAATTACCCAGCACGTGGCCAAGCACGGCGACGGGGTGAAGGTAATGGCCCTGTGGGTCGACGACGCCCGCAAGTCGTGGGAGGAAACCACCAAGCGCGGCGCTAAGTCGGCCTTCGAGCCCTACACCGTTGAGGACGAGTTCGGCAGCGTGACGCTCTCGGGCATTTATACCTACGGCGAGAGTGTGCACACCTTCGTGGAGCGCACCAACTACACCGGGCCGTTCATGCCGGGCTTCGTGGCCAAGAGCAGCGGCGTACCGCAGAGCACGCCCGTGGGCCTGCTCCACGTGGACCACTGCGTGGGCAACGTGGGCTGGGGCGAAATGAACCAGTGGGTGAAGTTCTACGAGGACGTGATGGGCTTCAAGCTGCTGCTGACCTTCGACGACGAGGACATCAGCACCGAGTATTCGGCTTTGATGAGCAAGGTGGTCAGCAACGGCAACGGCTACGTGAAATTCCCCATCAACGAGCCGGCCGAGGGCAAGAAAAAGTCGCAGATTGAGGAGTACCTCGACTACTACCACTCGCCCGGCGTGCAGCACATTGCCATTGCCACCAAGGACATCCGGGCCACCGTGACCGAGCTGCGCCGCCGCGGCGTGGAGTTCCTCTCGGTGCCGGGCGCCTACTACGAGGATCTGCTGGAGCGCATCGGCGCCATCGACGAGGACCTGGAGTCGCTCAAGGCCCTGAACCTGCTCGTGGACCGCGACGAGGAAGGCTACCTGCTCCAGATTTTCACCAAGCCGGTGGAGGACCGCCCCACGGTGTTCTACGAAATCATCCAGCGCAAAGGCGCCAAGAGCTTCGGCAAAGGCAACTTCAAGGCCCTGTTCGAAAGCATCGAGCGGGAGCAGGCCCTGCGCGGCAACCTGTAA